Genomic segment of Petrotoga mexicana DSM 14811:
ATTTCAAACACTAAAAAAGCAAAAAGCATTCATTTGGACGTTGATCAATTACTTTTACTCATAGAAACTTCTATAAAAAACACTAAAGACATCGATCAAAAGGAATTATTAACCCAAGCCCAAAAAATATTGTCTTCTCCTAAAACAGAGTTTACAGAGGACGACCTAGAAGTACTTCAAAAAGCCTTAAGCATTATCACAAAAGAAAGCAAAGATAGTAAGGGTAGCAATAGTGAAATACCTTTAGAAGGTTTAATTAAGCATTCTAAATCCACAAAAGAAACTCCCCCCACGCTGTCACAAAACAGCCTTGATTCAAAAGGTTCACAAGAAACCAATCAAATTCTTCAATCCGACATTCGAAAATTGTTACAGTTAACAGAAGAAAGCTTAGAAAGTGTAAAAAACAAAGATGAAATCAATACATTAGAGCAAGCCCAAAAAATATTATCTTCTCCTAAAACAAAATTTACAAGGTCTGAACTAGAGACATTACAAAAAGCATTTAGCATTATCATAAAAGAAAACAAAGTCATTCAGAGTAGTAATAGTGAAGAAAGTAAGGCTAATAAAAGTCAAATACCTTCAGAAGGTTTAATTAAGCCTTCTAAATTTACAGAAAAAGATCCCACCATTATGTTACAAAGAAAACTTCCTTCAAATGGTTCCCAAAGAACCAACCAAATTGTCAACTCTGATATCCGAGAATTATTATCTACAATACAAGAAAGCTCAAAAAATACAGAAAACAAAAACGAATTCAACAAAAGCGCTAATGGCATCGATGGCAAAGAATTATTAAATCAAGCCCAAGAAACAGGGGCTCCAACTAAAATCCAGTTTACAGAAGAAGATAAAAGAGAGTTATTAATTCAGGCACAAAAAATATTATCTTCTCCTAAAACTGAGTTTACAAAGGCTGAACTAGAGACATTACAAAAAGCCTTAAGCATAATCATAAAAGAAATTAAAGATAGTCAGCCCATTAACAATGAACTACCTTCAGAAGGTTTAATTAAGCATTCTAAATTTACAGAAAAAGATCCCACCATTTTGTCACAAAACAGCCTCGATTCAAAAGCTTCACAAGAAGCCGATCAGATTGTCAACCCTGATATCCAAAAATTATTACAATTAATAGAAGAAAGCTCAAAAAATACAGAAAACAAAGATGAAATCAATTTAGAAGAAGCCCAGAAAATACTAATTTCTTCGAAACCTGAACTCACGAAAGAAGATAAAAGAGAGTTGTTAATTCAAGCTCAAAAAATATTGTCTTCTCCTAAAACAGAGTTTACAAAGGCTGAACTAGAGACATTACAAAAAGCCTTAAGCATAATCATAAAAGAAAATAAAGTCATTCAGAGTAGTGATAGTGAAGAAAGTAAGGCTAATAAAAGTCAAATACCTTCAGAAGGTTTAATTAAGCATTCTAATTCCATAGAAGAAACTTCTCCTACTTTGTCACAAAAAAATCTCCATTTAAAAGACTCACAAGAAGCCAATCAGATTGTAAACTCTGATATCCAAAAATTATTATCTACAATACAAGAAAGCTCAAAAAGTATAGAAAGCAAAAATGAAATCAATACACTAGAGCAAGCTCAAAAAATATTGTCTTCTCCTAAAACAGAGTTTACAAAGGCTGAACTAGAGACATTACAAAAAGCATTTAGCATTATCATAAAAGAAAACAAAGTCATTCAGAGTAGTGATAGTGAAGAAAGTAAGGCTAATAAAAGTCAAATACCTTCAGAAGGTTTAATTAAGCATTCTAATTCCATAGAAGAAAGTCCCAATACTATGTTACAAAACAACCTCGATTCAAAAGGTTCACAAGAAACCACTCAGATTGTCAATCCTGATATCCAAAAATTATTACAATTAATAGAAGAAAACTCAAAAAGTATAGAAAACAAAGATGAAATCAACACACTAGAACTATCCCAAACAATACTAAATTCTTCAAAAACCCAACCTATAAATGGAGATAAAAAAGAGTTATTAATTGAAGCACAAAAAATATTATCTTCCTCTAAAACAACATTTACACCTGAGGAATTAAATATAATTAAAACTGCTCTTGGTATAACTACCAATAATAATCCAAAGGCAGGAAAACCTTCATCAAATACAATAGGAGAAACAACTTTTATAGCCAATTCCTTGATTAAGGGAAACATTGATAAAACAAAGAATAATAAAACTGAGAATAATAATTCTATAAAATCAAAACAATTTGATCAGAAAGCAGAGATTTCAAACACAAAAAACAACCTTGGTAAGAATGTGTATTTTGATCCTTATGAAACCAGAAAAAGCAACATCAATAAAGATAAAAACTCTGATTTACAAAAAGATAATACTGTTAAACTTACGCCACCTAGCAATTTAGAAGATACCAGCAAGAATTTAAATATCGAACAATTAAAAACCACTCAAAGTACTAATGAAATAGATTTAAAATCCTTACAAATCAACAAAAATAATATACAAGACAGTATCCCTGCAACCAATCTAAAAGATTTAAACGCTCAAATAAAGGAAGTAATTATCTCCAAAAACACTCAAACTTTTTTAAACGAAAGTTTCTCAGTCAAAATATCTCCTCCAGAATTAGGAAAAGTCGATATTCAAATCTTAAAAAACGGGCAGGCTGTAACTGTTAACATATCAACGGAAACCGAAAACGCAAAAAATATTATATCAAAAACGTTACAATCTTTAGTTGGAAATTTAAGGGATGAAGGATACCAACCTATTAGTATAAAAGTGAATGTCACACAAGAAGAACATTATTTAGCCGATCAAAATCAACAACATCAACAAGAGCAAGAGCAGAAAAAATACCATGAAGAAGATCATAATGGCGATCAGTCAGAAGAAGGAACTTACTACACCTTTGATGAATATTTAAGGAGTGATTTGAATGCTTAACTCAGTATCGATGGATTCTATATATCAAAGTACATATGATGCAAAAAAAGACAGAGAAATCAAAAAAGAATTAGACAAAGAAGCTTTTTTACAACTGTTGATTACAGAATTACAAAACCAAGATCCAACACAACCGATGGAAAACAAAGATCTTGTAGCTCAGCTTTCACAGCTTTCTTCCACTGAACAAATAACCAATATGAGCCAGGCAATTCAGGAAATGGTTAACTCCCAAATGTCGCTCAATAAATTGCAAGCTGCAAGCTTGATTGGAAAAACTGTTGTAGTGAATGACAACACTATTGACTTGCAAAGTGGGGTAGCAGAAGGATTAAACTATGGATTAGATAACAGCTCCCAAGTATATTTAGAGATTTACAATTCAAATGGACAATTAGTTTACGCAGAAGATTTAGGCATGCAAGAAGCAGGCTTACACTCATATGTCTGGAGCGGAAGAAACAACGATGGAACTATGATGCCTGATGGAGAATATCTCTATGGAATTTACACTATAGAAAATGGTCAAATGGTAGCAAATACCGGTGTAAAAACTGGAATTGTCGAAGCCGTAAAGTTCTTAGACAATGAACTTTACCTACTTATCAACGGTGAAATGTATCCTTATTCGGTAGTGAATGAGATTAGCGCCTAAAATAAAATTATTAAAAATTATTATTGATAGGAGGAGTATAACATGCTGGGATCAATTTACTCTGGAATCACAGGTTTAAGGAATTTTCAGGATCAACTCGACATAGTTGCAAACAATATCGCTAACGTTAATACAGTAGGCTACAAAGGTTCAAGGGCAACATTTCAAACACTGCTTTTTCAAAACTTACGTTCAGGAATCGCACCTCAAAACCAATTAGGTGGGGTAAACCCCATGCAAATTGGAGCAGGATCACAATTAGCTTCTATAGACAAAATAATGACACAAGGTTCTCCTATGTCTACAGGTAAAGTTACCGATCTTATGATTCAAGGGGAAGGCTTTTTTATACTTTCAGATGGAACAGATCAATACTATACACGAGCAGGCAACTTTACTAGAGATTACAACGGTTTCTTTTTAGAACCAGCAACCGGCATGAAATTACAAGGTTGGACAGCACAAGTTGATGAAGAAGGAAATAGGTTCATTGATACCAACGAACCCATAGGAAATATCCAAGTGTCAGCCAATCAAATAATGGAGGCGACAGAAACATCTTTTGTAGCTCTCGCAAATAATTTAAACGCTGGTGTAGGTATCCAGGACACAACAATCGTCGTTAAGAGTGCAACAGGTGAAAGTATACCCATCAAATTTTCTTTCACAAGGGATATGAGTAGCGAAGAAAACAAGGATAAAAATGTTTACAATTGGACGGCAAGTGTAGTTGGTTCTGATTACAAATTCGCAGTTGACGATGGTTCGGGCAATTTAACTTCAACTACCCAAATTAGCGGAAAAGTTGAGCTTGACGATACGGGAAATGTAATTAATTGGGTTAATTACGATAGCAATGGAGTCGCTATAGATAGTAGTAAGATTTCAATTTTTGACATAAACGGTGAAATAGTCGATGGAAACGGCGCCCCTGTTTCTCTAGGGGCTTCAGTCCCAGTTTCTGCAAGCCTCGAAGGAAGTATTAGTGTAGTAGACAAAGATAACAAAGCGGTTTATTATGATCCAACTAGTACAAAAGTTTCTTTTATCGATACTGATAATGATGGCTATGCAGATCGAGTTAAAATAACTTTGACCACGGAAGATGGTGATAGTTTAACTTTTGAAAAAGATGAAGCCGATTTTGCAATTGAATCTGCAGATGGAAAAATTACGATTGGTGAATTCAAAAGTTTACTGTCAAAGGGAATAGAGCATAAGGTTGTCAATGACACTGTAGATTACACCCTCAAAGGGTTGAATCTGACAGGAGGCACAGATACAGATATTCTCACTATTCAGACTATTTCCGACCTAAAATCCGAGATTGACCCTAAATCTGTAATTACATCTGCTTTAGTTCCTGCAACCCTGGAGGGAAGTATTAGTATGACAAACGGATCTGGAGATCCGGTTTATTTTCCTCCGCAAAATATAACAGTTGAGTTTAAAGATACGGATAGTAACGGCAATGCAGATCAAGTTAAGATAATTCTAAAGGATTCAAACGATACTAAGTGGACTTTTACAAAAGATGAAGCCGACTTTGCAATTGGAACTGCAGATGGAGAAATTACAATTGAAGAATTCAACGATTTATTATCAAATGGAATAACAGATACGAGTAGCACTTACACCCTCAAAGGATTGCAGCTTACAGGAGGAGACCTTTCAGATACTATCGATGTTCAGGTTCTTGATGGCGTACAATCTGTTGGTGTCCCTGTTCCTGCAGACGCCGCTACTCCTGTTTCTTCAAACCTCACAGGAAGCATTGGTGTTACAGATAACACAACGGGAGAAACGGTTTATTATGATCCCGAAGATATTGATATTGAGTTTGTAGGTACTGAAGTTTCGATAACACTCACCAAGAAAGATGAAACTCCTTTAACTTTTACAGTCGATGCAACCTCCTTTGGAGATAATAATGGAAAATTTTCAATTGAAGAATTCAACGATTTATTGTCAGAGGGGATAAAAGATGTCACTAATTTTTATACCCTTACAGGGTTACGATTAGTTGGAGACTCAGATACATATATTGTCAATAATCAGTCTCTTTCCGACTTAAAATCTGTCAGAGAGGTAATTCAACCACCTTCAGGTGGAGCAATAAGGTTCACAGATCTCAACAACCCAACCAACTTTTCAGAAGCTGAGTATGTAAACCCATCTGTTACAACGTCAACCGTAGTATACGATTCTCTTGGTAATCCTTACAATGCCTATTTGAAATTCTCAAAAATAGATGCCAACACTTGGTATTGGAAGGCAGAATTAGAAGATGGGCACCCATTATTTAAAAGTACCGCCGATGGTCAGTTACTCGACGATCCCGCCGAAGGGGTAATTGCTTTTGATTCAAACGGTAACATAGCTGCAACTCAATGGAAAATCAACCCTGACGGTACCATAGATCAAGATCTCAAAGATGGCGATAATGGAGCAGCAGGTTTCTGGTTTGACCCAGCAAAGGTGGGAGCTGCTTTAAATGAGGAGGTTGATCCCGAATCAGCAGCGGCTGCAGGTCCCGTTAACGTTTCGATTAATTTCCAAGAACTCACTCAGTTTTTTGCAGAAAATTCTATAGCGGTTACCGAACAAGATGGAAATGCCCAAGGAACTTTAGAATCTTTTGCTATAGATAACAATGGACTTATTATAGCGTCTTTCACAAACGGTTTAACAGCCCCATTAGGGCAAATTGCCTTAGCCACTTTTAACAACCCTGAAGGTTTATCAGCTACGGGTAACTCTATGTACGCTTTGAGCCCAAACAGTGGAACTCCTCAAATAGGTATTTCTGGAGTTGGGGGAAGAGGTAGTATCAATTCAGGAGCTTTGGAAATGTCGAATGTGGATTTGGCAGAAGAGTTCACCAACATGATCATAGCTCAAAGAGGATTCCAAGCAAATTCAAGGAGTATAACTACGGCAGATGCGATCCTTAATGAAATTATAAACATCAAGAGATAATTATACTCTTTATAGGGGCGGGCTGCGGGGCAAAGGGACGCTAAAACGGGTTTTAGAGTTTCTAAAGTGAACAATTTTTGGAGGTTAAGATGATTAAACTCACAAAATTAAACGATGAAGAATTTTATATAAACCCTTATCAAATTGAAAAGATAGAGTGTCACCCTGATACAACCATAACAATGATGAACGGACATGTTTATGTCGTTAAAGAAAGTATTGATGAAGTTAAGAAAAAAGTGGTAGAATTAAATAAGGAAATTTTTGGCAAATAAAGTATGTATTATTTTTGAGCAAACTTTTTATAATTGGAATAGTGCAAAACAAGAGGTGGGATAGTTGTGGATATATCGACAATAATCGGTTTATCTTTAGCGATAGTTGCACTAGTAGTAGGTGCAGGTAGTGAATTTACAACTTTACTAGATATACCTTCTTTTTTTATAACTGTGTTGGGATCTATTGGTGCAACATTCATCGCCCATCCAAGTTCAAGGTCTTTTAAAATATTTAACATTATCATTGAAGCCTTGAAAAATCCTAAGATCGACAACCTTGAAACATTAAGGATCTTATACTCGTTTTCTGAAAAAGCAAGACGGGATGGCATGATATCTTTAGAAGAAGATTTACCCAGTGTTCAAAGTGAATTTTTACGAGACGGTTTGAGAGCCGCCGTTGATGGAACAGATCCAGAAGAGATTAAAAAAATATTAGAAGTGAAGATGGATATGTACCAAGAAACAGAGGAAGATAAGATCTCAGTTTTGGATACGTGGGGAGCTATGGCTCCGGCCTTTGGTATGATAGGAACTTTAATAGGATTAGTTTTGTTGCTAGATACTCTTAGTGATCCAACAACTATTGGGCCGAGAATGTCTCTCGCCCTTATTACAACGTTATACGGTGCTCTTATAGCAAACACCATTGCTCTCCCACCCGCTGAAAAACTAAAAAAAAGGGTGGATAAAAATATCAACCAAATGCGAATGATGTTAGAAGGCATATTATCTATAGTACAAGGTGAAAATCCACATTTGATGGAAGAAAAACTAAAGGCATTTCTCAGTGAAGAAGAAAGACGTGCCTATGAGGCAGAAAAAGGTGAAGCTGTTTTGTAATGTAGAGGTGATATTTTATGCCTAGAAAGAAAAGAGAAAAGAAAGGTGAAGCTTCATGGATGCAAACTTTTAGCGATATGACTACTCTGTTGTTGACAATGTTTATCGCCTTGTTTTCTATGGCTACTATATCACCGGGAAAATTTCAACAGGCGGTTGTTAGTTTACAAAGTGTATTTGAAGGTCAACCAATTGGGGTACTAGTCGGAGGCAGAAGTATTTCCGAAGAACCTTTGATTACTTCTAATCCCGGAATTAGGCAAGAATTATTAAAAATTATAGAAGACGAGAAGTATAAGGGAAAAATCACTATTGAGGAAACGGATAAAGGGACGATAATATCTATGAGAGACATCGCCTTTTTTAAAACAGGGAGCGCTGAATTAACCGCCGAAGCTAAAGAGCTGTTGTATAGTATAGGTACAATAATATTAGAACACACATCTAACGCTATAGAAGTTTATGGTTTTACGGATGATCGACCAGTTTTATCTTCAAGTTTATATCCTTCTAATTGGCATTTGAGTGCAGCTAGAGCGGCAAGTGTAGTTAGTTTTTTTACCACTGAATTAAAAAATAGAAGGTTGGTAGAAAAGATGGCTGAGATTAATTCTGGACAATTTGATATAGATTATTTTTATAATTCAGATAGATTTTTCCCAATCGGTTTGGGAGATAGTGAAATAACGAAAGAAATTAACCTGTTAAAGACGGAAATTGATTCACGAAAATCCCTTGCATTTGATCAATTCACAAAAGGAGAAATAAATTCTGCACAGTTACAGCAAATTGAAAAAGAATTAGAAAACGAATATAATACAAGATTGAATGAATTAAGACAAAAATATAGAAGAATAGATATTCTTATACTAAGGCAAAGAGTAAGATAAATGCAAGACAGTGGAGGCGAAAGGTTTTGGAAAATGATAATATAAGTTCAGAAGAGGGAAAAACTAGAAGATCGAGACCATCTTTTTTAATGACTTTAATAATAGTCATAGTCGTTGCTTTAATAATATCAGGAATTACATCTTTTTTTATAGTGAGAATTTTAACATCAAATGTTTCTTCAAGTTCTGAGCAATCTTCCCAAGTATCCGCTACAACCCCTGCTAGAGTAGTTCTAATTACAGAAGGATCCAGATATACTATGATGTTAAAAGGAGGATATGACGTCGCTGTTGTAGATTCATTACAGTTAGATGTTGGAAGTAATCAAGCAAGAGATTTAATAACTTCCAACCGCTTAGAGGTGTTAGAGGCTATACGAATGATATTTATGAATAAAACAAGAGGTGAACTTTCAACTCCACAAGGAATAGAGCTAACTAAGAAACAAATTAAAGACACGATAAATGAAATACTGGGATTTACAGGCGAAAGGGAAAGTTTGGGAGTTATAAAGGTGACAATGATTTTAATGACTATAACAACGAGTCAATAATGATTGGTTAAGTGTAAACATTAAGGGGCAAGCCCCTTAAGATCCCCAAAACCTATTTCAATTAAAAAATTTTTTCACAACACAGCAAAAGGGTAAGCTCCTTAAGATCCCCAAAACCTATTTCAATTAAAAAATTTTTTCACAATGCGGCAAACTTAAAAGAGCTATTTTGTACAGATCAGCAAAATGAAAAAGAGGTGTTTTTATGCCTGAAGATGAAACCCTTACACAGGAAGAAATAGATAGTATTTTAAAATCAATGAGTTCTGGGGAGACTCCCGAAGAAGTTCTTGAAGAATATCAAGAAGAAGAAAGAAGAATCAAAGATTACGACTTTAGAAGGCCGATGAAGTTTTCTAGAGAGCAACTAAGAACTCTTCAATTAATTCATGAAAGTTTTGCAAGAGAGCTATCTACTTATCTTTCAGGCAGAAGCAGAACATTTGTCGATGTTAAATATGCCAGCATTGATCAAATCACTTTTTCGGAATTCCAAAAATCATTGAACTCACCGACGTTTATTGTTATTTTTTCGTCCGAAGCTTTTTCAGGAAGCGCTATTTTGCAAATGGGCTTAGACTTAGGATACGTTATAATAGACAGACTTTTAGGAGGACCAGGAAACACTCTTGAAGAGATTCGGCCTCCGACGGAGATAGAAATGAACATTTTGAGAAAAGAAGCTGGAGTTATGCTGAGAATGCTATCAAAATCTTGGTCAAATATAGAGGAATTTGATGCCAATTTGGAAAATTTAGAAACTAATCCCCAATTTGTTCAAGTTGCTCCTTCAAATGAGATGACAATTCTTATAACTTTATCTGTTACGATAAAAAACGTACAGGGATTTGTGAATCTTTGTTTCCCTTCTTCTTCGTTGGAACCTTTGAACGATAAATTAACAACAAGAATGTGGACAACCTCCTACAGACATACCGAAGAATTTAAGGAGAATCTAAGACAAACGTTGCTACTTTCAAAGTTAAATTTATCCGCAATACTTGGCAAAACAGAGATATATTTAAACGATTTTTTGAATATGGAAGTTGGTGATGTAATCCGCTTAGATTCTTTTTACGACGAGCCAATAGATTTAGAAATTGAAGAAAGACCTATATTCAAAGTGAATGTAGGTAAAAGTAAAGGTTTTTACAGTGTAAAGGTCGTCGAGAAGAATAAAGAGCTTTTAGAAAGACTTCTTGTTGAAGAAAGCATGAAAAAAAAGACAAAAAAGCAAGATTCTTCTGAAAAAAGTGAAACTACAGAAAAAACAGGAGATGAATAAAATGCCTGAAAACGAAGATCGATTTTTAAATCAAGATGAATTGGATTCATTATTAAAAGGAATAAATAACACCGATGATCCAAAACAAAAAGAAGATGATGAAGCCTCAACTGTGGATGATAAATTGGACACACTTTTGGATATGATAGGCGAAATTGCAAATATCACAATGGGTTCTGGAGCTACGACCCTTTCAACTTTGCTGAGAAGAAAGATAGAAATCCAATATCCCCAAACAAATATTATAAAATTTAAGAATATAACAACCAATTTTGAAGGAGAAAATGTTGTCGTTACAGTAGAGTACAAAAGAGGATTGTATGGTTTGAACACGTTAGTATTGCCTCTGAATTTAACCAATATAATAGCAGATTTAATGCTAGGAAAAGATGTAGAAAATATCGAAGAAAGAGAATTAGACGATATTAGTTTAAGTGCTGTTTCCGAAGCGATGAACCAAATGATGGGTACAGCTTCAACTGCCTTATCGGATTTTCTAAAAACAAATATCGATATTTCTCCACCAAACAGTCGAGTACTGAATTTTTCGGATCCAAATATAGAATTTCCTCCGATAGAAACTGACAAGGAAGCTTATGTTATATCCATAAAGTTCAACGTAAAAATCACTGGAATAGCTGAAACAACGTTCTGGCAATTTATACCCATGAAATTTGCTCAAAAGATTAAAGAACTTATGGAAAAAACTTTTGGTAAGAGAAAAGTTAAAGAAGAAGGCTCAAAAAGTTCAAATGTGGAAGAAAAAAGCAATTCTAACGTGATCAAAGAGAAAAAAGTCAAGGTTCAACCCGTAGAATTCAGTGAATTTGAAAAAAGGGAAGAACCTATCTCCCAAAATATAGATCTATCAAAATTGGAACTTTTGCTTGATGTTCCTTTAGAAATAAAAGTTGAGTTAGGATCAACTAAATTAAATCTTAGAGAAATCTTAGAGTTACATGAAGGCTCAATGATACAGTTAAATAAATTGGCAGGTGAACCATTGGATATTTATGCCAACGGAAGATTAATAGCTAGAGGTGAAGTTGTTGTTATTGATGAAAACTTTGGAATTAGGGTAACAGAAATCGTTTCATTAAGAGAAAGGATGAAAACTCTGAAATGATAAACAAGAAATATTTACTCTTTTCTTTGCTTGTTTTTTCTTCCTTTATATTTGCTCAACCAAACTTAGAAGGCATTTTAGAGAGTTACTTGGGTTACAAAAAATTAATATTTGATATTGATATTCAGTTTCAAATAACTGATATTAAAGAAATTTCCGCACAATTAAGCTATATAGATAACAGATATATAATATTTACCTTTGAAAAACCATCCTTATTTAAAAATATTTATTATTGTTATGATCTTTTCGATACGGTTTTTTACACAAACGTTCGTGATGAAGTAGATAAATACGATCAAATATCTGTACGTACTGCTACTATCCCTGAATTACTTTCATCTTTCCTACCGTTTTTTAAACCAGAAAATTTTGATGTAGTGGTGACAGAAGAAGGGGTATATGAGATTCAACAGTACATTCCGAAAACCAGAAATTTCTTAAAATTGCTTAATATAGACTTTACCAAATTCAATATTTACTATTTTAAACCATATGAAAATATAAAGATTCTAGAAAAGTTAGAAATTTTGAATTCCGAGGAGAATAAAAAGATCATAATAGACATCAAAGAAATTGCACCTTTGTCTGATGAAGAAGGAGATGCCACACTGAACAAAATTCTAAAATCTTCCTAGTTTCATTATAAATGAGCTAAATCTGGCAAGGAATAATCTGCGTACCTTTTTTCCATATCCTCCCCGTTTTTCTTTCTTTTCAAATAGCTCAATTGTTCTCTCAAAAGCTTTTTCCCTTCTGGTTTCCCATGCCCTGGAAAAACCATTTTTATATCTAGGGAAGATAAGCTATTTAATCTAGATATCCACTCGTCAACATTGGAATTAAGAATTTCTGCATGCACCTTAGAAAATACTAGATCACCACTTATCAAATATCCTTGTGGTTTAAGGATATAGATTGTTGAATCTAAAGTATGTCCACCTATATTTTCTGCTGATAAAATTTGTTCTTTTAAGAAAAGAAAAATAGAATTCTCAAAAATGACGATGTTTTTTTCTTTTAAGGCCTCTTTGAAATTGTTGAAGTTATAGTCCGCTATCTTTGAACTCTCTTTTAAAAAAGTAGTATCCAAAGTATCAAGAAAGTCCAATGTTTTTCTGTTCATATATAAATCAAATTTACGTTTGCTAAAAATAGCTCCAAAGGTGTGATCAGGGTGAAAATGAGTGAAAAAAACTTTTTTTAATTTTTTTGAAGTACGTTCTTCTACTATTTTAACCATATCTTCAAACTTTCTTGGATAAAGTGAACTATCAAAGGCTATCAATCCATCATCATATTCTAAAAACGTAACAGAACTTGCACCATTTTCGAACCAAAAATTATAAACGTTATCGTAACTTTCAAACACAAAAATCACCTCTAAAAATAAATAATTAGCGCCCCTTTTTTATTTTTTAAGTTCTCTTATATTTTTTCGATGAAAATAATTGATATTCCTTGAATCACGTGATATAATTTTGTTAGGAATACTAATCAATTTGGGTAGGTGAATCTTTTGATCAAAGAGTTTATTAAAAAATACTGGTGGAGATACCTCATTGGAATTCTCTTTCTTATCACCGTTGATATCATTCAGCTGTTTATTCCAAGACAAATTGGAAGCATAGTAGATCTACTAAATACTCAATCCCCAAACCTTAACCAAATTAAAACATTGGTGTTTGGAATAATCATGTTAGCTCTAGGCTTAGGTATTGGTAGAGTTTTCTGGAGGATTTCAATTATTGGAGCAGCCAGACTTTTTGAGTATAAAAGCTGGAAGAAAATGTTCAATCACATCATCGGATTGGACCAAGATTTTTTTGACAAATGGAGAA
This window contains:
- a CDS encoding MBL fold metallo-hydrolase is translated as MFESYDNVYNFWFENGASSVTFLEYDDGLIAFDSSLYPRKFEDMVKIVEERTSKKLKKVFFTHFHPDHTFGAIFSKRKFDLYMNRKTLDFLDTLDTTFLKESSKIADYNFNNFKEALKEKNIVIFENSIFLFLKEQILSAENIGGHTLDSTIYILKPQGYLISGDLVFSKVHAEILNSNVDEWISRLNSLSSLDIKMVFPGHGKPEGKKLLREQLSYLKRKKNGEDMEKRYADYSLPDLAHL
- a CDS encoding OmpA/MotB family protein; translation: MPRKKREKKGEASWMQTFSDMTTLLLTMFIALFSMATISPGKFQQAVVSLQSVFEGQPIGVLVGGRSISEEPLITSNPGIRQELLKIIEDEKYKGKITIEETDKGTIISMRDIAFFKTGSAELTAEAKELLYSIGTIILEHTSNAIEVYGFTDDRPVLSSSLYPSNWHLSAARAASVVSFFTTELKNRRLVEKMAEINSGQFDIDYFYNSDRFFPIGLGDSEITKEINLLKTEIDSRKSLAFDQFTKGEINSAQLQQIEKELENEYNTRLNELRQKYRRIDILILRQRVR
- a CDS encoding flagellar basal body-associated FliL family protein, whose amino-acid sequence is MENDNISSEEGKTRRSRPSFLMTLIIVIVVALIISGITSFFIVRILTSNVSSSSEQSSQVSATTPARVVLITEGSRYTMMLKGGYDVAVVDSLQLDVGSNQARDLITSNRLEVLEAIRMIFMNKTRGELSTPQGIELTKKQIKDTINEILGFTGERESLGVIKVTMILMTITTSQ
- the fliY gene encoding flagellar motor switch phosphatase FliY, coding for MPENEDRFLNQDELDSLLKGINNTDDPKQKEDDEASTVDDKLDTLLDMIGEIANITMGSGATTLSTLLRRKIEIQYPQTNIIKFKNITTNFEGENVVVTVEYKRGLYGLNTLVLPLNLTNIIADLMLGKDVENIEERELDDISLSAVSEAMNQMMGTASTALSDFLKTNIDISPPNSRVLNFSDPNIEFPPIETDKEAYVISIKFNVKITGIAETTFWQFIPMKFAQKIKELMEKTFGKRKVKEEGSKSSNVEEKSNSNVIKEKKVKVQPVEFSEFEKREEPISQNIDLSKLELLLDVPLEIKVELGSTKLNLREILELHEGSMIQLNKLAGEPLDIYANGRLIARGEVVVIDENFGIRVTEIVSLRERMKTLK
- a CDS encoding motility protein A, with product MDISTIIGLSLAIVALVVGAGSEFTTLLDIPSFFITVLGSIGATFIAHPSSRSFKIFNIIIEALKNPKIDNLETLRILYSFSEKARRDGMISLEEDLPSVQSEFLRDGLRAAVDGTDPEEIKKILEVKMDMYQETEEDKISVLDTWGAMAPAFGMIGTLIGLVLLLDTLSDPTTIGPRMSLALITTLYGALIANTIALPPAEKLKKRVDKNINQMRMMLEGILSIVQGENPHLMEEKLKAFLSEEERRAYEAEKGEAVL
- the fliM gene encoding flagellar motor switch protein FliM → MPEDETLTQEEIDSILKSMSSGETPEEVLEEYQEEERRIKDYDFRRPMKFSREQLRTLQLIHESFARELSTYLSGRSRTFVDVKYASIDQITFSEFQKSLNSPTFIVIFSSEAFSGSAILQMGLDLGYVIIDRLLGGPGNTLEEIRPPTEIEMNILRKEAGVMLRMLSKSWSNIEEFDANLENLETNPQFVQVAPSNEMTILITLSVTIKNVQGFVNLCFPSSSLEPLNDKLTTRMWTTSYRHTEEFKENLRQTLLLSKLNLSAILGKTEIYLNDFLNMEVGDVIRLDSFYDEPIDLEIEERPIFKVNVGKSKGFYSVKVVEKNKELLERLLVEESMKKKTKKQDSSEKSETTEKTGDE